A window of the Lactuca sativa cultivar Salinas chromosome 5, Lsat_Salinas_v11, whole genome shotgun sequence genome harbors these coding sequences:
- the LOC111889423 gene encoding uncharacterized mitochondrial protein AtMg00810-like translates to MQTATITIYMLVYVDDIVIIGSSPIAIDHLIHTPSSSFPIKDLGHLAYFLGSVGITLVQHKYASDLLKRANMMNCKSISTPMSVTDKLAQDLGRPLSDEDDFKYRSLVGGLEYLTLTRPDISFPVNIVCQYLSKPTTVHLEAVKRILRYIKGT, encoded by the coding sequence ATGCAAACGGCCACTATTACCATCTACATGCTTGTTTATGTAGATGATATCGTCATTATTGGGTCGTCTCCTATAGCTATTGATCACCTCATTCACACACCGTCTTCTTCCTTTCCTATAAAAGATCTAGGTCATCTAGCTTATTTCTTGGGATCAGTGGGAATAACTCTTGTGCAACACAAATACGCCTCTGATCTGCTTAAACGGGCTAATATGATGAATTGTAAAAGTATTTCAACTCCCATGTCAGTAACAGATAAGCTTGCTCAAGATCTTGGTAGACCTCTCAGTGACGAAGATGATTTTAAATATAGAAGTTTAGTGGGCGGTTTGGAATATCTTACGTTAACTAGGCCAGACATTTCCTTCCCTGTTAATATAGTTTGTCAATATTTGTCTAAACCCACTACAGTACATTTGGAGGCTGTGAAGAGAATATTACGATACATTAAAGGCACATGA